In Rhizobium glycinendophyticum, the DNA window CCGTCAAAAAACCATCCCGCCAAGCCTGAACCCGGCATTCAATCAGCATCTCAGCCAATTTCGTTGAGGTTTTCTCTGAACCAGACTGCCGCTCGCCTCGTCGGCGCCGCCCTCTCGTTCGGTGAAGCGGCTTATACGGCCACTCCTTTTTCTCGTCAACAGCCAGATTCAACTTTTTCAAAAAGATCTGTGATCCCATTGTAATAATACGGAAATTTCGTCTTCAAACCGATCGCGCCCTCAAACCCCGGTCCCAATTCAGTAGGGAAGCCCGCAGATCCGGGCTTGCTTCAAAAAGCTGCCGCCCTTGCCATCCCGCCCGCCCCCTCTCTCTCCCCATAGGCAACATCTCTCTCCTGTACGAAGGTCTGCGCCCAGCATTCTCCATAATTGACGTCCACACAGAGGCTGCAAACCACCGCTGATTTGACGTCGGTGGCCAAAACATGAGACATGAGAGCCGCTTGTGGCGCTGGCTGGGCTTTTCAGCCTCTTGACCATGAACAGGACAGGGATCGACAGAACGGCATGACGGCAGACCGCGACATGATCCGCTCGCTGGGCACGGAACCGCCGATCCTGGCGGACGGCTTTCGGGCACCGGACCGTCGCGAGATCTCCCTCCGCTGGCTCTCCGGCACATTCCTCACTGGCATCACCTCCTGCATCCTCATGGGTGTGGCGCTCTTTGCAGCCCTTGACGGCCGCCAGCAGCTTGCCATCCCGGCCGAAGCCTATGCAGTCGCCCCGCCTGATGGTGGCGCACCGGCAGCACAGGACACCGTGCGCGGCGCCCGCCTCTTCGGGCCGAAGATTGCTGCGCGCCCCGTCGACAAGGCCATCCTCGATGTTCCCACGGTGATCAAGGACGGCGAACGCGAACTGGTCCGCAAGCAGCCCTTCGCCCATGTAAAGATGGCGCTTGCCGCCGATTACGCGGTGCAGGACCGCTATCCGGCTTTCGATCCGCTCGCGATCTTTGCCATCGACCAGGCAACGCCCCCGGTCGCCAACCGCACCGGCTCTCTCTATGGGTCGGATGTCGAATCCGAAGTCATTTTGAAATCGAGCCCCTTTCCCAGCGAGCCGTCGCTCCCGCTCGCCGGTGAAATGACCTTCGACGAGGTCGAGGAAAATGTCCGCTCCAACGGTTCGGTCCTGACCGACGGCGACAGCCAGGTCGCGGCGCTCTATTATATAGACCCTCGCCGCTTCGACACCGAAGACAACGGGCTCGATCTGACAGCAGGCCTTTCGGCTCGCGTCGTCGAAGAGAATATGAGCGTCGCGGAACCGGAAACCGTCACCCCCATGACGCCGGAATTCGCCGACGACGTGCTTCCGGTCCGCAGCCCGCAATCGGTCTCCGCCTTGATGGTGGCCTCTGGATACCCGGCGTCCAAGGCCGGCGATGTGGAATCGGCTCTGGCCGCTCACATGCCGGGCAAGCTGCTCGCGGTCGGCGACGTGCTGCGGGTCGGGCTCATTCAGCGCGGTGACGAAGTCCGCCTTGTGCGCTTCTCACTCTATCACAATGCCGATCATGTGGTAACGCTGGCCGTCAACGACGCGGGGCGTCTGGTGGAAGGCAGCGAACCGCCGCAACTGGCCGCGATCTCCGGTGCCTTTGATGGATCGAGCCCCGCCATCGTCACCGGGCGCGACCTGCCGAGAGCCTATGACGGCATCTATCGCGCAGCGCTCTCTTACGGCATGAGTAAGGAACTCACGGCACTTGTGGTGCGACTGCTGGCGTCCAATGTCGATTTCCAGGCGCAATTGAAGCCAACCGACATGCTGGAAGCCGTCTTCTCCGTTACCGACGAGGAAGGCAAGGCGACGGAAGATTCCGAGCTTCTCTATGTCCGTGCCCGCTTCGGCGACACGATCACCCAGTTCTACCGCTTCCAGAACCCGGAAGACGGCTCGATCGATTATTTCGACGAGAATGGCAAGTCGATCCGCCAGTTCCTGCTGCGCAATCCCGTACCCAATGGCCGCTTCACCTCCGGTTTCGGCATGCGTCGCCATCCGATCCTCGGCTATTCGCGCATGCATACCGGGGTCGACTGGGCAGCCCCCAGCGGCACACCGATCATTGCCGCGGGCAATGGCGTCGTGGAGAAGGCGGGCTGGGCCTCCGGTTACGGCAACCAGACCCTGATCCGCCATGCCAATGGCTATGTCACCTCCTATAACCACCAGAGCGGCATCGCCAAGGGCATCGTGCCCGGCGCCAAGGTGACGCAAGGCCAGGTGATTGGCTTCGTCGGTTCGACCGGCTCCTCGACCGGATCACATCTGCATTATGAGCTGATCGTCAACGGTACCAAGGTCGACGCGATGAAGGTCCGTCTGCCCGGCGGCAAGGCGCTGGACGGTGCAGCTCTTGCTTCCTTCGAAGAGGAGCGCCAGCGCATCGACACGCTTCTCGAAAGCGGCGGTCGCCCGGCCCAGGTGGCGAGCCGCTAAGGCGGCAAATTCACGGACCGTGATCGCAAAACGGCGGCCCTTCCGGGCCGCCGTTTTGTTTGTCTTCAACAGGCTCTCAATCAGGCCGCGGCACTGACCGCCGTCTTCGGCGAGATCAGCAGCCGGTCGCTGCCGGCCTCGATCAGGATCTCCGAACCGTCAAGCACGTGACCCGAGAGGATCTGCTCGGCGAGCGGATCCTGCAGGTATTTCTGGATCACCCGCTTCAGAGGACGGGCACCATAGACGGGGTCATATCCCTTGTCGGCCAGCCAGCTACGGGCATCGGGGGCGAGATCAATGGCGATCTTGCGTTCCGACAGGAGCGACAGAAGCCGCTTCATCTGGATATCAACGATCGCGCCCATTTCCGAGCGGCGCAGCCGATGGAAGAGGATGATCTCGTCGACGCGGTTGAGGAATTCCGGCCGGAACGAGGCTTTCACTATATCCATCACCTGGTCGCGAACCTGATCGACATCCTGATCCTCGCCGAGCGAGGTCAGGTAGTCGGCCCCGAGGTTCGAGGTCATGATGATGATCGTGTTCTTGAAGTCCACGGTCCGGCCCTGCCCGTCCGTCAGGCGCCCGTCATCGAGCACCTGCAGGAGCACGTTGAAGACATCCGGATGCGCCTTCTCGATCTCGTCGAACAGCACGACCTGGTAGGGCTTGCGCCGCACGGCTTCCGTCAGCGCCCCGCCTTCCTCGTATCCGACATAGCCGGGAGGCGCTCCGATCAGCCGCGCGACCGAATGCTTCTCCATGAATTCCGACATGTCGAGCCGGACCATCGCCGTCTCGTCGTCGAACAGGAAGCGGGCGAGCGACTTGGTGAGTTCGGTCTTGCCGACGCCGGTCGGCCCGAGGAAGATGAACGAGCCGATCGGCCGGTTCGGATCCTGCAGCCCGGCGCGGGCACGGCGAACCGCACGCGAGACCGCCTGCACGGCATCACCCTGACCGACGACCGATTTCGCCAGTTCGTCTTCCATCCGGAGCAGCTTGTCGCGTTCGCCTTCCAGCATCCGGTCGACCGGAATGCCGGTCCAGCGCGACACGACATGGGCGATACCGTCGGCAGTGACCACCTCCTGCACCATATTGCCGGCGCTCGAACCATCCTGGGCTTCCGCCTCGACCAGCTGTTTTTCAAGGTTCGGGATCACGCCATAGGCAAGCTCGCCCGCCCGCTGGAATTCGCCCTGCCGCTGCGCGATCGCCAGTTCGTTGCGCGCCTCGTCGAGCTGCTTCTTCAGGTCTGCGGCAAGGCCGAGCTTCTGCTTTTCCGCCTGCCAGCGGGCCGTCAACGCATCCGCCTCTTCCTCGAGCGAGGTGAGTTCGGCTTCGAGCCGGTTCAGCCGGTCGGCAGACGCCGCATCGGTTTCCTTCTTAAGCGCTTCGCGCTCGATCTTCAGCTGCATGATGCGGCGGTCGAGTTCGTCCAGCTCTTCCGGCTTGGAATCCACCTGCATGCGCAGCCGCGACGCGGCCTCGTCCATCAGGTCGATCGCCTTGTCGGGGAGAAACCGGTCGGTGATGTAGCGGTTGGACAGCGTGGCTGCCGCAACCAGCGCCGAATCCGAGATCCGCACCTTGTGATGCTGCTCGTACTTTTCCTTCAAGCCGCGCAGGATCGAGATCGTGTCCTCGACATTCGGCTCGTTGACCATCACGGGCTGGAAGCGCCGGGCAAGCGCCGCATCCTTTTCGACATGCTTGCGATATTCGTCGAGCGTGGTGGCACCGACGCAGTGCAGCTCGCCGCGGGCAAGTGCTGGCTTCAACAGGTTGGACGCATCCATAGCCCCATCCGCCTTGCCGGCACCAACAAGCGTGTGCATCTCGTCGATGAACAGGATGATCTCGCCGCTTTCCGACTGGACTTCCGAAAGCACGGCCTTCAGCCGCTCCTCGAATTCGCCGCGATATTTCGCGCCGGCAATCAAGGCACCCATGTCGAGCGCCATCAGTTTCTTGTCCTTCAGGCTTTCCGGCACGTCGCCATTGACGATGCGCAGCGCCAGACCTTCGGCAATCGCCGTCTTGCCGACGCCGGGTTCGCCAATCAGCACAGGGTTGTTCTTGGTGCGGCGCGACAGAACCTGGATCGTCCGGCGAATCTCGTCATCACGACCGATGACGGGATCAAGCCGCCCTTCACGAGCTTCCTCGGTCAGGTCGCGGGCATATTTCTTCAGCGCGTCGAAACCGGCTTCGGCATTGGCGCCGTCAGCAGTGCGACCCTTGCGGATATCGTTGATCACCTGGTTGAGGGCAGCCGCCGTCACCCCACCTTTCTTCAGCGAAGCAGAAGTGGAGGCAGACGATTCAATGGCGAGTGCCAGCAACAGTCGCTCGACGGTGACGAAGCTGTCGCCGGCCTTCTTGGCCGCATCTTCGGCGGTGGAAAAAACCTTGGCGAGCGGCTGCGCCAGATAGACCTGGCCATTGCCTCCGGACACCTTCGGCAGCTTGGCAAGCGCCGCGTCATTGGCAAGCCGCACGGCTTTCGCATCACCGCCGGCCCGGCTGATGAGCGAGGATGCCATACCCTGATCGTCGTCGAGCAGGACTTTCAAGACATGTTCGGGCGTGAACTGCTGGTGGCCCTCGGAAAGGGCATAGGTCTGTGCCGACTGCAGGAAGCCGCGCACGCGTTCGGAATAACTCTCGATATTCATGGTCTGTCTCCGTTTCCCCGTGCTGCCCGCATTCGGCGCAGAACGGATGCTGTGGATCGAGCCCCCGGAAGCGGCGGGCCCTTGGCGCGGATCTCCGCGCCCTTAATCGAGATATGGGAGTGGATTTGTGCCCTTTAAAGAGGCATTTAAACGAAAAAACTCCGGACTTTCGCCCGGAGTTGGCATTGGTCAAATTGCCGTTGTCGAGATCACTCGGTCTCGGCCGAAGCCAGCGCCGGAGCATCTCCACCTTCGCCATTGCCGGCGCCTTCGCCACCCTCGTCGGCACCGGCGCTGCGGCGCGGCTGGCGGCGCGGGCGATTGCTGGCAGCACGACGACGGGGCTGGCGTTCGCCACCGGCCTCGACGGCACTTTCGGCAACCGCGGCGACAACCTCGGCCGGCATGTCCTCGATCACAGGCTGGGGACCGGAACCGGCAATCTCGGGCTGAGGCTGAGGCTCGACCTGCCGCTCCGGCTGACGCTGCGGGCGATTGTGCTGCTGCTGGCGGTTCTGGTGCTGGGGCCGACCCTGCTGCTGGTTGCCGCGATCGCCGCCACGGTCCTGTCCGCGCTCAACGTTCTGAACGTTGTTGTTGTCGTCCGAACCGTCGAAATCTTCGCCGTCACGCTCGTTGAAGTCCTGACGATCGTCGCGGTCCTCATTGCCATCGCGATCGTCGCGCTGGAAGCGTTCCTGCATCTGCGCCTGGGCGGCTGCGATGATGCGGTTGTAATGCTCCGCGTGCTGCAGGTAGTTTTCCGCCATCACGCGGTCGCCGGCGCTCTGTGCATCCCGCGCCAGCGTCGAATACTTTTCGGCGATATGCTGTGCCGTGCCGCGGATTTTAACGTCAGGACCTGAGCTGTCATAGGTCCGGGTCAGGGGGTTCTGGCCCTTGCGGTTGAAGTTGCCGCCGCCATTTCCGCCGCCGCCGCCACCGCCATTATTGTTGTTACGCCCCCGACCACGCTTGTTCTGCTGTCCTGGCCTCATAGATGATTCACCTGAATGTCTCTGTTGTGCTGAAAAAGGGCAAAGCCGCTGGTTCTGGTTAGCCCGGACCAAGTCTCCACGCGCCGCCGGCAGACCGCGCTCTCGCCTTGCTCGCCGCTGGTGAAAGTCGAGTTTACTGAGTTACGCACCGGTCTTTTTGTGCTTCGCGGGGCTCGAAAGCGAACCGTTGTCGAAGCCGGCCCAGACATGAACGAATCTTCGTTCTTTACCCCGCCGCCCGTTACGTGCCCGCAAACTATTACGCTTCCCGCGGAAAACCAAGCCTTTTTCTGTTTTTCCCGGAATTATCCTTAGCACGCGCAGCAAACACGTCAGTCTTGCTTGCGGCCGAAGATCAACACCCGGTCCCGCCCGCCGAGATCCCGATGCGCCTCTAGCCGCAAAAAACCCGCCTGTTCAAATACTTGCTGCACACCGTCCTGCTGGTCGAAGCCGATCTCCAGGCCGATGACGCCGCCGGAATTGAGATGGGCGTCCGCCTCTGCAGCGATGGCCTTGTAAGCTTCCAGCCCGTCTTCGCCGCCATCCAGCGCCGCAACAGGATCGTGATTTGCCACTTCCGGCTCGAGCCCTTCCATCACAGCCGTGCGAATATACGGCGGGTTCGACACGATGATATCGAAGCTCTCAGGCGTTTGTGCGAACCATGGACCGGCCCTTGTCGAAAACCGATCGACAAGCCCGAGAGCCGCCGCGTTGGCCGTAGCCGTTGCAAGTGCATCCTCGGAGATATCGACACCAACGGCCCTTGCCTCGGGACACTGCGCAAGAAGAGCGAGCGCAATCGCGCCCGTCCCTGTGCCGAGATCGACGATCTCTGCCGTCCCCTGTAAAGCAATCCTGTGTCGAAGATGCGGCAGAAGCGCATCGACAAGGACTTCGGTATCGGGTCTCGGCTCGAGTGTACCGGGACTGAGTTTCAGGTCGAGACCGTAGAATTCGCGCGATCCGAGAATGCGATAGACCGGCTCCCTTGCCAGCCGCCGCAAGACAGCATCTTCGACCCGCGCGACCGCCTCCTCAGCGAGCCGCCGGTCACCGTCGAGCACGAGATCGGTATGGCTGAGCCCCAGCAATTCCATCACGAGGATGCGCGAATCCTGGTCGGCGTCGGCAAGCCCCGCCTCCTCGAAGCGCCGGCGGGCGTCGTGGATCAGAGCTCTCGCCGTCGCGCGTTTCTCGCTCACTGGGCTTCGCCCAGTTGCGCGAGCTGCCCGGCCTGATAGTCGGAGATCAGGGCATCGACCATCTCGTCGATATCGCCCTCGATCATCTTGTCCAGCTTGTAGAGCGTCAGGTTAATCCGATGATCCGTCACCCTGCCCTGCGGAAAATTATAGGTGCGAATACGCTCCGACCGGTCCCCGGAACCGACCTGGCTCTTGCGGCTCGCCGAGCGCTCGCTGTCCGCCTTCTGCCGCTCGATGTCGTACAGGCGCGAACGAAGCACCTGCATGGCCTTGGCGCGGTTCTGGTGCTGCGACTTTTCCGAGGAGGTGACGATCAATCCCGTCGGCAGATGCGTGATGCGCACGGCCGAATCCGTCGTGTTGACGTGCTGCCCGCCGGCACCGGACGAGCGCATTGTATCGATACGGATGTCCTCGGGCTTGATCTCGATGTCGATCTCTTCCGCTTCCGGCAAGACTGCCACGGTCGCCGCCGACGTATGAATGCGTCCGCTCGCCTCTGTCTCCGGCACGCGCTGCACCCGGTGCACGCCGGATTCGAACTTCAGCTTGGAAAACACGCCGCGTCCGCTGATCGTCGCGATGATTTCCTTGTAGCCGCCCGCTTCCCCTTCGCTGGCGGAAAGCACTTCCACCTTCCACCCCTTGGTGGAGGCAAAACGCTCATACATACGGAACAGGTCGCCGGCGAACAGCGCCGCCTCCGATCCGCCGGTTCCCGCACGAATTTCGAGGATCGCACTTTTCTCGTCTGCAGCGTCCTTCGGCAGAAGCAGGATCTGCATCTCGCCTTCGAGGCCCTCGATCCGGGTCTCTATCTCGGGCAATTCCATTTCGGCCAGATCGCGCATGTCGCGATCCGTCGCCTTGTCGGCCAGCATGGTCCGCAGATCCGCCGCCTCGTCGACGGCCGACTGATATTCACGGATCTTCTTCACCACGGGCTCGAGCTCGGAATACTCCGATGCCAGCTTCACATAGACGTCGGCTGCCGGACCCGCCGACATTCGCGCCTCGATTTCGCCGAAGCGGCGTTCGAGTTCGCGCATTTTCTCGACAGGAAGCTTCGCCACCCTTTACTCCGGTTTCTTCGTCAAATGTCAGACGGGAATGTTGTTCTCGGCCGCAAAGCGGACGAGTATCTCGCGCACTGACACGCCGGGTGTGTTGTCGTCAAGCGCAGCCGTCAGCACATCTGACAGCTGGGAGACGTCCAACCCGAGCAGCATGGCCTTCACCGGACCGATCGAGGTCGGCGACATGGAGATCGAACGGAAGCCGATCCCGAGCAGCGCCATGGCCGAAAGCGGCTTCGATGCCATCTCGCCGCACAGCGTCACCGGCGTGTTGTTGCGTTCGGATGCCCTGACGATGTCCCGCAGGATCCGGAGAAACGGCCGCCCGAGCACGTCGAACCGATCCGCCACCCGCGCATTGCCGCGATCGACGGCCATCGAGAACTGGAACAGGTCGTTCGAGCCGACAGACACGAAGTCGACCTCCTCCATCAGCTCGTCGAGCTGCCACATCAGCGACGGCACTTCCAGCATCGCGCCGAATTGCAGCTTTTTCGGCAGCTGGTGGCCGAACTTCGACAGATGCTGCACTTCCTTCTGCATCAGCTCGCGCACGGCACGGATTTCGGCGACCTCGGTCACCATCGGCAGCATCATCTTCAGCTCGGCGCCGGAAGCCGCCTTGAGCAGGGCCCGCAACTGCGTGCGCAACAGCCCCGGCCGGTCCAGCGACAGGCGGATCGCCCGCCAGCCGAGCGCCGGGTTCTCCTCTTCTTGGCTGCGGAAATAGGACACGACCTTGTCGCCGCCGATATCGAGCGTCCGGAAGGTCACCGGCCGCCCGGCCGCCTGTTTCAGCACGCTGCGATAAAAGCTCTCCTGCTCCTCGCCTTTCGGCATGGTGGACGAGATCATGAACTGCAATTCGGTTCGAAACAGCCCGATACCATCGGCGCCGGAATCCGAAAGCTGCGGCAGATCGACCAGAAGGCCGGCATTCATCTGCAGCTTGATCCGATGTCCGTCCTTCGTCACCGGTTCCACATCGCGAAGCGCGCGGAACTGCTCCTGCCGCTTGGCCCGCAGCCGGACCTTTTCCTCATATGCCTTCTGCAGGTCGGCAACGGGGCGCACATGCACCTTGCCATCGTCCCCGTCGATGATCACGGGGTCGCCGTTTTCGGCCAATGCCACGGCACCCGCCGCCTGGCCGACGACCGCAATACCCATGGCTCGCGCCACGATCACCACGTGGCTCGTCACCGCGCCCTCTTCGAGCACCAGCCCGCGCAGGTTGGCGCGGGGATAATCGAGCAGTTCGGCCGCACCCATGGCGCGAGCAAAGACGATGGCGTCGTTCGGGAAACCTTCGGCCGTGCTGCGCGGCGAAAAGCCGGTCAACTGCCTGAGCAGGCGATTCGCCAGATCATCGAAGTCGTGCATGCGCTCGCGCAGGTAGGGATCCGTCAACCGGATCATCCGCGCCTTCGTGTCGCTCTGCACCTTCTCGACCGCGGCTTCCGCCGTCAGCCCGTTATGGATCGCCTCTTCCATGCGCCGCACCCAGCCCTGGTCATGGGCGAACATGCGGTAGGTCTCGAGCACGTCGCGATGCTCGCCCTCCATGGAGATCTCGCGCCGCGACAGCATGTCGTCGATCGAGATCCTGAGCGATCCGAGCGCGTCGGCCAGCCTCCGGATTTCCGTCTCGCTATCTTCGTTCAAGAGGTTGGTGACGACGATGCGCGGCTCGTGCAGCACGACATAGCCGAGGCCGATGCCTTCCGAATAGCTGTCGCCGTCGATAGACACCGGACGCGTCAGGTCGAGTTCGAGGCCCGGCCGGGTGATCTTCTTGAGTTCGCCCGTGGCGATCATTTCCGCCAGCACCATGGCGGTCGTTTCGAGCGCTTCGAGTTCGTCCTCGCGGTAGTTTCGCGCGGCCTTGTTCTGCACGACGAGAACGCCGAGGCTTCGGCCGGCGCGCAGGATCGGCACGCCGAGGAAGGAGTGGTAGATCTCTTCGCCCGTTTCAGGGAGATAACGGAAAGCCGGATGCGCCTGGGCATCCGAAAGATTGAGCGATTGCGCCGACGCCGCGATCGTGCCGACGAGACCCTGGCCCATTTTCAACTGGGCAAGGTGAACGGCGTCCTTGTTCAGACCTTCAGTCGCATAGAGTTCCAGCACGCCGTCCGAGCGCAGCACGTAAACGGAGCACACTTCGGCGACCATGTTGCTCGCGATCTGGCGAACGATCCGGTCTAGACGCTCCTGCGGCTCGAGCGGCTCCGCCATCATTTCGCGCAGCCGCTTGAGCAGGACGCGGGGACCCGCAGAAAGGTCTCTCATCGCGTATTGGCTCCACTTCCCATTGGTCAGCGGATTGTTACCCTTACCTTTTTAGGGGTTGGGTATCGGGTGTCCGCTCTACGGAATCAATTCTTATCCAGACCGTAGCACGAATGCAAAGTGCGAACTGCAAGCTCGGCATAGGGACCGTCGATCAGGATCGAAATCTTGATTTCGGACGTGGTGATCGCCTTGATGTTGATGCCCTTCTCGGCGAGCGCCTTGAAGGCGGTCGCGGCGACACCTGCATGGCTGCGCATGCCGATGCCGATGACGGACACCTTGACCAGGCCCTTTTCGCTCTGCACGACGTCGAAGCCGATCTTCTCCTTGTTCGAGCCGAGAACAGCGAGCGCCTTGTCCACATCGCCCGAAGGCACCGTGAAGGTCATGTCGGTCTTCGAACCATCTTCGGAGATGTTCTGGACGATCATGTCGACATTGATATGCGCTTCGGCCAGCGGTCCGAAGATGGCGGCAGAGACACCCGGACGGTCGGACAGACGGCGCAGCGAGATCTGCGCTTCATCCTTGGCATAGGCGATACCGGTGACGACTTCCTGTTCCACGATCTCTTCCTCATCGCAAATCAATGTACCGGGCGGGTTCAAGAGATCGCCCATGCCCGGCGCATCGGGATCTTCAAAGCTGGAGCGCACGAAGGTGCGGACCTTGTGTACCATCGCAAGCTCGACCGAGCGGACCTGCAGGACCTTGGCGCCGAGCGACGCCATTTCCAGCATCTCCTCGAACGCGATCTTCTTCAGGCGGCGCGCCTTCGGCTCGATGCGCGGGTCGGTCGTGTAGACGCCATCGACGTCCGTATAGATGTCGCAGCGATCCGCCTTCAGGCCGGCAGCGATCGCCACGGCCGAGGTGTCCGAGCCACCGCGGCCGAGCGTCGCGATCCGGTTATCGGGACCGATGCCCTGGAAGCCGGCGACGACCGCGACCTGGCCTTCGCCCATGCGGCGCACGATGTCGGAACCGTCGATCTCCTGAATACGGGCAGCGCCATGGGCGTTGTCGGTCTTGATCGGGATCTGCCAGCCCTGCCAGGAGCGGGCATTGATGCCCATCGACTGCAGCGCAATAGCCAGAAGCCCCGACGTCACCTGTTCGCCCGAGGCAACGACGGCATCATATTCGCGCGCATCATAGAACGGCGAGTCGGCACCCGCCACCTTCGGCATGGTCTGGACCCAGTCCACGAGCTCGTTGGTCTTGCCCGACATGGCCGAGACGACCACGGCCACTTCATGGCCGGCATCCACTTCCCGTTTCACATGGCGCGCCACGTTGTGGATGCGTTCCAGATTGGCGACGGAGGTCCCGCCGAATTTCATCACGATGCGAGCCATAGACTTGAACCATATGCCCTTGAGAACACGCCGCTGGAGCGGCGAAGAAACTGACGCCCTGCACCAAAGGCTGCAGGTTGCCGGGCTTTTAGCGAATATGTTCCTGGGGCGCAACGGCCAGATGGGGCCGAAACGGTACGGCAGAGCCGGGAAATTCGCCTGAAAACCACGGCATTTCGACTGCCTTAATTTGGAACCAATTGGAGCGCCAACCATCGCCAAACCGGGCTGGGAGCCGGTTTATCAAAGGGTAAGCCTTCAATCCGGATAGGGTCGCATGACATCCAGCGCAGAATTCTCCCCACCACGCGACGGGGCCGAACCCGAAGCCAGCGCTTCGCTTCTCAACCGTTATGCTCGTCCCCTCGCAGCCGTTGCCATCCTGGTCGTCTTCGCCGCTGTAGGATACGCCATCTACCGGCTGACCGAAGAGGTTACCTATGCGGATGTGGTGAACGGCCTGCGATCGACCAGTCCCACTTCGATTGCGCTGGCCATCCTCTTCACCGCGCTCAGCTTCGCGACGCTCTGTCTCTACGATATCAACGCGCTGTCCCACATCGGTCGCCGCCGTCCCTGGGCCGAAGTGGCGCTAACGGCCTTCAGCGCCTATGCCGTCGGCAATGTCGCCGGCTTCGGGGCCTTGTCAGGGGGTGCGATCCGCTACCGCGCCTATTCCCGCGCCGGCCTGTCGCCCGATGACATCGGCCGCATCATCGCCTTCGTCACGATATCTTTCTCTGTCGGCCTGGTTCTCGTCAC includes these proteins:
- the ptsP gene encoding phosphoenolpyruvate--protein phosphotransferase produces the protein MRDLSAGPRVLLKRLREMMAEPLEPQERLDRIVRQIASNMVAEVCSVYVLRSDGVLELYATEGLNKDAVHLAQLKMGQGLVGTIAASAQSLNLSDAQAHPAFRYLPETGEEIYHSFLGVPILRAGRSLGVLVVQNKAARNYREDELEALETTAMVLAEMIATGELKKITRPGLELDLTRPVSIDGDSYSEGIGLGYVVLHEPRIVVTNLLNEDSETEIRRLADALGSLRISIDDMLSRREISMEGEHRDVLETYRMFAHDQGWVRRMEEAIHNGLTAEAAVEKVQSDTKARMIRLTDPYLRERMHDFDDLANRLLRQLTGFSPRSTAEGFPNDAIVFARAMGAAELLDYPRANLRGLVLEEGAVTSHVVIVARAMGIAVVGQAAGAVALAENGDPVIIDGDDGKVHVRPVADLQKAYEEKVRLRAKRQEQFRALRDVEPVTKDGHRIKLQMNAGLLVDLPQLSDSGADGIGLFRTELQFMISSTMPKGEEQESFYRSVLKQAAGRPVTFRTLDIGGDKVVSYFRSQEEENPALGWRAIRLSLDRPGLLRTQLRALLKAASGAELKMMLPMVTEVAEIRAVRELMQKEVQHLSKFGHQLPKKLQFGAMLEVPSLMWQLDELMEEVDFVSVGSNDLFQFSMAVDRGNARVADRFDVLGRPFLRILRDIVRASERNNTPVTLCGEMASKPLSAMALLGIGFRSISMSPTSIGPVKAMLLGLDVSQLSDVLTAALDDNTPGVSVREILVRFAAENNIPV
- a CDS encoding aspartate kinase; the encoded protein is MARIVMKFGGTSVANLERIHNVARHVKREVDAGHEVAVVVSAMSGKTNELVDWVQTMPKVAGADSPFYDAREYDAVVASGEQVTSGLLAIALQSMGINARSWQGWQIPIKTDNAHGAARIQEIDGSDIVRRMGEGQVAVVAGFQGIGPDNRIATLGRGGSDTSAVAIAAGLKADRCDIYTDVDGVYTTDPRIEPKARRLKKIAFEEMLEMASLGAKVLQVRSVELAMVHKVRTFVRSSFEDPDAPGMGDLLNPPGTLICDEEEIVEQEVVTGIAYAKDEAQISLRRLSDRPGVSAAIFGPLAEAHINVDMIVQNISEDGSKTDMTFTVPSGDVDKALAVLGSNKEKIGFDVVQSEKGLVKVSVIGIGMRSHAGVAATAFKALAEKGINIKAITTSEIKISILIDGPYAELAVRTLHSCYGLDKN